Within Rattus rattus isolate New Zealand chromosome 12, Rrattus_CSIRO_v1, whole genome shotgun sequence, the genomic segment ctccctccctccctccctccttgaccCATTATCCCTCTTGCCTGATACActcaataaatttaaagaaaatcaatgaaaaaaaaaaaaaaaaaaaaaaaaaggaaggaacacAGGAGGGACAGCTAGACCTAAGAGCCGTTGGAAGGGTCATATAGAAACCTACTATAGtagatttttcttaaaatgtgtacatatatgaaagaaacaTAAATGTAGTCACTAAACAAGGGAAACAAAGCTACAACTAGACTTCTCTCACCACTGAGACCTCCAAATGCCAGAAATAGGTCACATCTACTTGAGTTGGCCAAAAGGGCCCCCATGGGattcccaaacaacccaggctgttgccaagactactggttgctctccacaaactgatggtaaggTCCCATTGCTGAACACAACACCCCCATATCTCATTAAACACGGAGTTGAGCTGGTGTCCAACTAGAGCCTTCACCCCAAATCACTAGcgttcatggtaccagaaggtacCCTACCCCACTATGAGAGGAaaaaggtaaacaccaacccagctacaggCCCTTGGATCTACAATAGCGACCTGACTGCATGATAAAGCTGGGGTAATCGTGTCACAAACATTGTGGGAAtaactgtcttagtcagagttcctactcctacacaaacatcatgaccaagaagcaagttggggaggaaagggtttattcagcttacacttccacattgatgttcatcaccaaaggaaatcaggactgtgaactcaagcaggtcaggaagcaggagctgatgcagaggccatggagggatgttacttactggcttgctttcttatagaacccaagatcaccagtccagggatggtaccacctacaatgggctgggtcctccccgcttgatcactagttgagaaaatgccttacagctgggtctcatggaggcatttcctcaactgaggctcctttctctgtgataactccagcttgtgtcaagttgacacacagaaccagccagtgcagtaaccaaccactatctgattggatttaaggtccatTCTATAAGATGGAACCCAggcctgacactgcttgggtgccCAAGAATTTGAGACTAGATAGGCCGTGGACCTAGGGAGAATTCAAAAACTATTGAACTGCTAAAAGGACATAGCAATATAATGATTCCTAATCACATTCTAATTGCCCATATATCAGGTCTCCTCTGTCAGCAGAGAGGCTTCCACCCACAGAAGATGAGACAGAGCCCCACAGGTGGATTACATGCAGGGAGTGAGAGGCCTTGGAACACTCGGGGAGGTTTTtcttggtggtggtagtggtttgtttttgttgttctttattttttctttaaagatttatttattttatgtatatgagtacactgtcgctgtcttcatgcacactagaaaagggtaccagatcccattatagatggttgtgagccaccatgtggttgctgggaattgaactcaggacctctggaagaacagtcagtgctcttaaccactgagccttctctccagccctgtttttgttgttcttattagttttttgttttgttttgttttggttttggtttggtttggcttggtttttggttttagttttggttttggttttggtttggtttgattggatttgattttttttttttttttttttttgaaaaaaggtttctctgtgtagccctggctgtcctgaaacttcctttgtagaccaggctagccttgaactcagaggtctgccttcctctgcctcctgagtgatgtgattaaaggtgtgtgccaccatgcctggctggaacAGTCGTAAATGGGCTATCTTCATCAAACTCCTCTCGTCAGTCATGTGGAACTGTATCACCAGACAAAAACTTGGTACAGACAAGTGAATTCAGAAACCCCTGCACTCTCATACCTGGGGATGGTAGGAGTTTCATCTACCAGGTTCCTGTCCGAGAACACATGACTAAAACACCCCGTGGAGAGGACCGTGACACTTAAGGGCAGTGACCGAAGCCCCTCCACATACAGATGAGGCATCCATAACATTTCAGAGCAAGTCAATAGGTAGCATCTACTCACAGACCTCAACCCACACCAGAATGTATATAAGACGCTGTCCACAAGGAATAAAACACACACGAGTTATTTCACCAAGAACTGTCTGAGACGCTCTGTCTTATAAGCTGTAACACTTTGAGGACGAGAATTCTCTCCTGAAGCTTTCATTGCTGAAAGCTGCTCTAGCCTACCACAGTCACTTCCAGCTCCGTGGCCCTGTCCTTGGCTCCTTGCTGCCCGCTGTGCTCCACCAATTCGCTGCCACACCACACCACGCTCACTCAAGAGCAACTGTGACTGAGGAGGAGGCTTGGCAGTTCGTCTTGATCCAactcccttcctcttctgagaCCACTCTGGCTGGGTCAGAGTCCCACAGGTCTCTGCAGTAGCACCCAGTAAACAGGCCAGCACCCTCTCTCAGGGCTCAGAGAACtttgcagaagaggaaaaaagatgcTAAGAGCCAGTGGTCCTCTGACTTcaacatgtgcaccatggcattcATGAGCAAACACCTACTTACACAGATGCCAGGCAAAATGTAATAACAACGCCAACAAAGGAAATTCCTTACCCCATCGGCAGTTAACTGCTTACACACCATCTGGCGAAAGGATCCATGagcctctcttttcttctgtccttgaaGAAACATTACTGAACAGTCTTCTATAGGCTTCATACATGAAATCACAGCTGCTGAGAGTTCAAAAGGACAATGGCCATGTCACGTCTGGAGGACAGGATTCCACAATAGAGGTGTGTCTTCTGGGAGTGTAtgactgttgccatggcaacagtaaCCAAATGGTGTCCCTGCCGAAGGCAATTCTTGATACTAGcagtatgtgtatgtaagtacatgtataagtgtattgtgtgtgtgtatgtgtgcatatgtgtctgaatgtgtgtgcatgtgtgtgtgagtctgttagtgtgagtgtgaatgtgcaagtgagtgtatgtatgtgagtgtgtatgtgtttgtgggtatgtgtgtgagtgtatgtgtgtgttgttaatAAATATCTTGTTGTTATTAAATATCGGCCACGCCTGTCCAGAAAGAGCTcaccaaaccaacaccaacacgGTTCCACGTGGTGAGATTTAATGGAGGgatgagacaaggggaaggggagagagaaagaaaggagtgaagagaagagagagagtgagggaaggaAGTGTCTGCCTTTTATTGGAATGAGATGTAACTACTCCCAGGTGGAGTTGGGAATTGAGCctaaaggtcttctgggaatgtatggccattgccatggcaacagtggccAAGTGGTGTCCCTGCTGAAGGCAATTCCCGATACCAACAGTACGTGTATGTAAGTACATGTGTAAGTGTattgtgagagtgtgtatgtgtatgtgtgtgcatgtgtgtgtgtgtgtgtgtgtgtgtgtgtgtgtgtgcgtgtgtgtgtgttgatatagGGTCTCATGCATCCCAGGTTGAATGTTGTTTTGGTTGGCTTTTGTCGCCTTAGCACAAACCTAGATatatttgggaagagagaacctcagttgagaaaatgtcccaaCTAGCttggcctgtggtgcattttcttgattgatgattcaTGTGGGAGAGCACAGCTCACCACAGATGGTACAGGATGATGGTCCTGGCTTCTctagaaagcaggttgagcaagccactaagcagcattcttccatgacttctgcatcacTTAACAgacctgagttcctgccctgaattatTTCCCGGATAATGGACAGCTACAAGTTGTAAGATGAAACAGATCCTCTCTtcccaatttgttttttttttttttttttttttttttgctatgtgaTAGTTCTTTATTTCACcatgtaagagaaagaaagatggaggaaaagtaaACAGTGTTCAGGCTTCAGCTTTTGCCAGCGGAAGGCTTCGGGTCATCGAGACCCCAAGGTGCACAAATCTGGATTCCATCAGGCAGACAAAGTGATTGTTCTATTAGCCCTTCTCAGAGCTCATGAGGATGTGATCTGTCCACAAGCAATGACTGTCACTCCCCAGTTTGCAAGGGATGGCTGAACAGGGAAACACTGTGCACACTCCACAGCCAGCACTATAGGTCTTTACGAAGGCCTTTTGCTGAGCAGGGCTCAGATTACGCCAGGGAACCAGGAAGCTGCAGGCAGTGATGTGTAAATTTCCATTCCTTAAGCGGCCCGCGATGAGAAACTCCCCGCTGCGGTTCTGGGGCTTGTGGACATATCCACAGAGGCTCTCCATGGCTGGGGTGTAGGCGAACCGGAAACCTGTGGCATTTCCCACAGCGTCGAATCCTTTGAGCATCTTAGTCATCTCGATCTCATAACGCTGGTATAAGGTGGTCTCAATGATTTCTGGGGAACCCATGAATTTAGCCCTTATAACCAGGTCCAAGTTGCAGAAAGCTGTCTGTGGGTGGGTTGGGGCACAGCTACAGGCTTTACTGGAAGCTATCAATGATAGCAACAAGAGGATGCCAGAGGCCAGAGATGCAAAGGGCGCCATCGTGGTATCTCTAGCGGGTCTCCAGGAGTCCCGATCTGCAGTGATGGCCCCCAATTTGCTTTTTGTCAACGGCGTtttatgacagcaatagaaaccctatcGAAGATAGTTTTTAATTAGGCAACCacggatgaccttgaacctttctccttttacctccagaatgctggaataAAAGCAGTACCCTACGGCTGCTGTTTTATGCAGTGTTAAGCATTGAACCTTGAGCTTTATGCGTTTCAGAAAACCCTTCACCAACCGAGAGGCAAGTAAAGCAGACAGAAGGCCAAAAGGTGAGCCAGACAGGCAGAGGGATCAGgtgaccaaaatgtctggattatatagggaaaagCCTCTTGGGGAAGagcagtccctgggctggaagGGTCAGAGTAGTGGGTAGGGTTTGCCAGCATACTCAtacaggtaggaactgagggatgctgggagaacctggaggctagGTCCACCTTGgtatgttaaataggcaccttcttcccctctccccacatggTTAAGGATCATGTCCACCCTGGAttctcccagatgtgtctgcctctgcctatgctctcccacatatctttaataaactttctcctccaccatacctaggagcagtcatgtcctttcctttccttttcatttctttttttcattcaaccgtaaaataaagaactgtattacagggtcacAATGTTGGGAAGGTTGACAACCTCTgctaattccagcactttggtggtagaggcaggtggatcactaagtttgaggccagccttatctacaaagagagttccaggacagccagggacagagaaaccctgtcccaagaagaagaagaggaggaggagggagagaaaagggaaagaaaagaaaggaaggaaggaaggaaaagaaaggaaaagaaggaagaaggaaggaaggaaggggaaggaaggaaggaaggaaggaaggaaaaagacaaaagaggggaaggaaaccCAACCAAAAGTTACTCTGGTGCATTTTTCAGCCAATGAGGATGGGTTATTCCGAACTGACTCTCCTGAAGAGAAACTTTTGCAGCCTGCGTGTTTCGGCTTGTCATATCTAGCCCTCCTACTCTTCCAGGGCTGGCTCTGGCCTGGGGGGGTATGCCACATTAAATTCAGGCTTCCGAGTAAGTGATCGCTCTCTCTTCTCAGGTCCTAGGGGCTGCTCGGTTTTAGACATTCAGATCCCTCACAAGATTATATACCCTTCTGCTATCTACCAAAGGGATCACTGTCTCCCCACAACTCAGCTGGCTTTGGGGCTGATGAGAGGTTTGCTTGTCTGACGGTGGGACAGCCAGTATTTTACCAGAGCTCCCTGGCAGACCATGTGGATCAGGCGTCTGCCTCCCCTCGCCCCTGTGAGAAGGGCTCCCTCCTGCCGGAGCCTTGTTTCTCCCTCACTTGGCAGTTTCATGGAGACTTTGTGGATTTCCAaagctcttcccttttctctgcttGGAATagagtctctctttttattttatctcctttATACTTGGAGGAAGTTTCTAGTTTGCCATTCAttgatcattcttttttttaaaagatgtcttaCCCTTGAGCCAAGGATGGCCTGGTGTTCACTatggagcccaagctggcctcaaacttgagctGATTCTACAGGATCTTTTcatggttttgcttgtttgtttgtttgcttgtttgtttgagacaggatctttttaTGTgtccctggttgttctggaactcactatgtagaccaggctgatctcaaactcaggaaaaaaactgacctacctctgcctcccagtgttggAATTCAAGACACGAGCAACCATACCCAGCTCAATCTGCTTCCTTATACCATCCAAGGCTGGGCCATtagtaagaaagaaaatgctagtttatggagccattttctcaattgagattccctcatCCCTAATGACCCTAGCTTGTATCGAGCTGACAAAACACTAGGCGGTACAATGGTTAGTGCTTATCCTAAACCTTGACACACTGTTAATATATCACTATTAAACAGaacttttatcttttctatttattcCCAAGATCCCATTTTAATATCACAATATAGAATGTGATACAGCTTTAAAAATTCCACAATCTTTAAGAATTTCAACGCTCTAAATGCCCACGTTCTCTTTCGAGCCCAATGTCACTGGGCCTCGTGGTGTACACATTGATTCCGGCACTGGAGGGCCTAGGAgatggatggatctctgagtcAAAGTCAGACTGGTTTACATCGTgaccaggtctacatagtgagttccaggacaaacaggaCTAATGAGAAACACTTGTCCTGTCCCAAACTGGCTTTTCAAACTTCCCTCAGAAATCTCACAAATCAGGCCTCCATCATCTGTATTTCTGTCCATGTTCTTATCTCCCCATTTCCCATAATAGTTTAAGCTTTGAGCACGCAATGTCTTTTTTAGCTCAAAATTCCAAGCTTCCTCCATgatcctccccaaaacaacatgATACCCCACAATCCTGATACtagtttgtctgtttgctttcgattgctgtgataaaacaccataatcagaagcaatttggggaggaaaagttTTAGTACACCTTATAGCATATAGTCCATCATTAAAGACAGAGCAGCAAATCAGGCAGGAAGTGAAGTATCGGCCATGGAAGATCGCTGCTTACTAGTAATAGGTTTCTGTCTCAGATGGTAAGTTTCTCTgccaataaaataaaccaaaccaatccaaattttaaaagtaaaaaagcagGTTTATTGAGGGGTAGGTCTCGGAGAATGAAGCCAGAGAAGTCACCATGGAGACACAGAGGAGAAGACTGGAcagggagaaggcagagagaaaagaagtggaggaggagggagggagagatggtgaagggaaggagagggagaggggagagagagggaggaggagggaggtggagagggagaggaggagaggagagggaggtgggggggagggggaggtggagaggggagggagagagaaggagggagggacagagggggaggagggggagagggagaggagaggagagggagagagagagagatcagaaacaGCTCTCTGGAATTCAGATTTTCTGGAATGGCCACAGGCCCTTTAGCTGGAACACACCTGGTGCACCTGGTGGTGGCACGTGATGTGATGACATGTCTCTGATTGCAGATACAGGGTCACCTGTATACTGTTAGCATTCCTTTAGGCTCTGCCctacagttacctagcaacagctgcTTGCCCAGTAAGAAAgaacttctctccttccctcccactccctccctccctcttcctccccccctccctccctcccctcctcccttcccttcttccccttccttcctcttcttccccctccctcctctccttccctcccctccttcccccctccctctttccctccccttcctcctccttcccctcccctccctttcctcctcccttccccctccttgcccctcccccctttccctttctcttccctacaTGCCTCTGGtctgcctcttcccctcttcctctctcttctttccacccttctctgtcctccattCTTTGCCTCTACCCCTTTCTCCAagtccccttccccatcctagcAATAAACCTTTGTATTGTTGCATGGCTTAATTGTTCAGGTGACATCTTGACTGAGCCCACTGAggtacccccacccctgcccattaCACCACcactgttttataaaacacaagccTAACAATTGGCTTactttccatggcttgctcagcctactttctttaAACCACCCAGGACTGCctgccacagtggactgggtcctcccacatcaatcattaatcaagaaaatgccctacagactttaACTGATAGAGGTGTTTTCTCAACCAAGGATGTTCTTTTCACCCGGAGGAAGGTTCAGGAATATACTGGAACAGGGAACACCCAGTGTAATTGCTAGCAGGCTGTCCCAGATCCAgacgtggtggtacacaccttcagaaagattctctcttctttgcctgcctgccttgtgggactgagccactgctaaatccttggacttccattcacattTGCTGCTGACCATtgctggggagttggactacagactgtaagtcatcaacaaattcccttactataaaGAGACTACCCATAAATTCTATAACTCTGGAGCACCCTGAGTAATACACAGACTAATAAAGGCTTTCTACTGGTTTAACTCTGTGTCCTaacagtcttctctggtggacaccccacaagagaaacaaaaaattgTCCAACATTTaatctcttctcatttttttctggtgtgcttttttaaaagaatatattatttacatgtaTGGGGTGTGTtctctgcatgcatgcctgtaaaccatgtacctgaggaggccagaagaaggactTAGATCCCTggaacaggaattacagacagttgtgagaaaTAGTGTGGGAGCTAAGAATCAAAcaaacctaagtcctctggcAAAGAAACCACTTCttttaaatcactttttaaaataatttttaattatatgtatgtatgtgtctccgTGCAGGCGTGTATATGGGAGGGAAGGTGCCACCAAAGGCCAGTCAGATGCTCCTTGAGCTCcatttacaggtggttgtgagctgcctgaagtAAGTGTTGGGAATCCAGCTTAGGTCAGCTGGAAAATtggtatgtgctcttaactgcggaaccatctctgtagccctgtgCTGTGGCGGCtgctggttttggttggttggttggttggatggttggttggttggtttgttggttggttggttggttggttggttggttggttggttggttggttggttggttggttggttggttggttggttggttggttggttggttggttgtttggttggttggttggttggttggttggttggttggttggttggttggttggttggttggttggttggttggttggttggttggttggatggttggttggttggttggttggttggttggttggttggttggttggttggttggttggttggttggttggttggttggttggttggttggttggttggctggttggttggttggttggttggatggttggttggttggttggttgtttggatggttggatggttgattggttggatggttggttggttggttggatggttggttggttgcttgggtTATTTTGTAGTTGTAATTTGTTTTCAGAAAGGGCCTCACATggaggaggctggccttgaactgattcCTCTgccacctcccaagggctaggagatcagctgtgagctgtcatgaccagatttctttgttgttgttaccaCACATTTAACCATGTTTTtactttatcattattttttcatttatttgtgtgtgtgtgtgtgcatgtgtgtgcttgtgtgataTTATGAGCATACAGAAATCTGAGGATAACTTCATGGAGCTGATatttttccttccacttttatTCAGGttcaagaatcaaactcaggacactAAGCTCTACCCACTAATCCACTTCCATACAttcagataattttatttatatattcattatttaatttcttatttcttattctcttttccatttttttgccCTCTATCAACCTCTTCTTCATTATACTGTTAGCATTTTAACTTTATAttactaaggtttttttttttaagatttaaaagatttgggctggagagatggctcagcggttaagagcactgactgctcttccagaggtcctgagttcaaatcccagcaaccacatggtggcttacaaccatctgtaatgagatctggtaccctcttctggtgtatctaaagacagctacagtgtatttatatataataaatgaataaaatttatatgaataaatctaaaaaaaaagagtgagctGTCATAACTGTCATTTGCTTGGTAGTTTTTCCTGAGAAAGAGTCTCATATAGCCAGACTGGCTTCAAAATgaacttgaggggttggggatttggctcaggggtagagcgcttgcctaggaagcgcaaggccctgggttcggtccccagctctgaaaaaaaagaaccaaaaaaaaaaaaaaccaaacaaaatgaacttGAACTCTTTATCCTGCCCTAACCTCACAGTTAACTGGCATGAGCCTCCACTCCctagtttaaattttaatgtgttctttcctcttcccttccagaactttcttctCTATGTTGGCCATCTGCTCCTTCTCTCATACTGTTGCCCTCTCCCTGACTTCCACCTTTGTCAATACCAATTACTGTTTCCATGTTTATCCTAAAGAGTTTAACATCGTACCACACTCCATCAGCTTTTCCCTTGTCTATTTTATGATTTCTGATGATGTTAGTGGGTTTTCATTGACCTTAAATCTGTTTCAATATTATGATTAGACTCAAGTATGTTCCTCAGTGAgaagacctctacataaaactgAGGCAACAGAGGGATAAGTCAATATAGGTAACATGAGTCCTCCAAATGATCAAAAGTCCTCAACTACTAAACTCAAAGAtactaaaataagtaaaaatgcaGGAAGAGGCCAAAAACTTATGAGAAAAAATTGATCAATAACCTCAAAGATGATACAAACCAGCAATGATTTCAATCCAGGacccagagaggaaaaaaagagggggacccaaagaggggggaaaaaatcagaaGATGgatgtgaaaggaaaattatacagatttaaggtttaaaaatatgaagttaaaagagtaagtttcaaaattcagactcaggactaaacactgtgaaaagcaagtccaggcagccccgccctgccgctaggactaacagaccataaagataaagaaaaggaacgcaggaaccagcccgagttatcaggactgactcaaaccatctggcagaagggcacctcccccagcttactcagagtcacaccttaaccagatgtccttcaaaccctgatacgcccctagctcctaaaatcctgtatgcTCCAGTCAccacgtactctcctgctgtgctgtaatctcactgccatgtttaaatgagccaatcacttatagccgcgccagaaattgtgtgtaaccgcgccaaaccccctagccttccctatataaatccctgacttttgagcttcggggtcgactcctctgtctcctgcgcaggatacgtgtcgacccggagatccccgtaatagatctccgtaataaacctcgcctttgcttattacatccaaaatggtctctctgtgtctggggtccgcgatttcccacgactttagaaagggtctctcttcggggatctttcagaTGAGAAATATGGATCAAAAAGTCAgcaacacagaggaaaagaactgatagaaactaaaattttgaagaacaaaaaaaaaaaaattagaaatgttgGCAATGAAAATtcgatgagggctggagagatggctcatcagttaagagcattgactgttcttccagaggtcctgagttcaattcccagcaaccacatggtggctcacgaccatctgtaatgggatctgatgccctcttctggtgggtctgaagacagctacagtgtactcacatacataaaataaacgcttctttaaaaaaaaagaaaaagaaagaaatggacatCCAAAGACAAAAGGCATTTAGATCTGCAGATGTACGTGACCAGTAGGAAAGACATGCTCACACACCACTGTGAGAATGCTAACTGCTGCTGTGATGGAATTGGCATGGAAGTCcctcagaaattaaaataagctaGGCATTGTGATATGCATTCGTAATCCTAGCACTGGTAAGCTGAAGGCAGAGCAGGCAAGAGTTCAAGCTCAttcctggctacatagtgagtttgagggcgGCCTGCATTATATGAGACCATGTATCAGAATGAAAGACAAGCTTAAAATAGAACTACCTTAGACCCAGTTATACAGCACTTGGTGCATACCTGAAGGGTCTAAGTCAAGGTCCACATGTACATCCAAGTTAGCTGCTGCACTATTCACACTAGCTAGGGAGCTGAACCATCCCAGATGtccacagatgaatggatgaagaaaatgtggtttataaaTAAAAGGGAATGTTTTTCAGTCTTAAAGGAAAGTGAAGCCATACATTTGCAGGAAAAAATGGATGCGACTGGAAATAATTATGTCAAATGACATAAGCCAGATTCAGAATGACACATACCATGTGTTTCTTCTCAtatatatttaagtgtgtgtgtgtgtgtgtgtgtgtgtctgtgtgtgtgtgagagagagagataaaagtaTAACAGAGACCATTAGATACATCTTCacagtgaggaggtgggggagagagaataATGAAATTCATATGACATGAAAGGGGAGGGGTAATTTCAGGAGGAGAGGAACAGCAAGAgagcaagggggaggggcagtaCAGGGAGCAGGGGAGTAAGAAAGAGGTCTAATGAGACTAATTCATGTCAGTAGTACATATACTATATGAGTGTAATTTATAGTAATGTCAAAATGAAGCCTAAAACTTTGTATGTTAAGATAAGaaatttttcttaagttttttttgttgttgtttttggactACTTAAGCAGTCTTTAATGAAAGCCGAACATGAGATTTCTACTCCTGCATCTTCTCGATCGTTTCTTCCTTGTATTTGCCCTTCTCCCTTCCTATTTGCCGGGACTTGGCTttcctctccaggatcttcttgtGGTCCTTGCCCAGCTTTAGCCTGGTGATACCCACCTTGCTGGGGTGGATGCCCACATGGACAGTTGTGCCATTAGCCTTCTCTCGCTGGACTCACtcaatgtatttcttcctgtacACTTGGACCACTTTGCCAATCTGCTGGCCTTTGTAGTGTCCTCAAACAGCCTGGACTTCATCATCCTTTCGAAAGGGCATAGACAGAACATTATACTTCTGTCTCAGTCCTTTGGAAAGAGGAGAAGACGTGATCTTCCTCTGAACGTGAGACGGTGCATTGAAATGCTGTTTGTGGTTCTTGCTTCGGTCAGAAGTCATGAATGAAGGGATTGATCATTTTGGCAGCTACGATCCAGTGATGGCTGCAAAAGGAGAGAGATCTACATGCAACTTCCAGTTCTGTAAGTTGTTTCTTAAGTTTTTTAACCCGGCTATTATAAAGTCTTAGGAGAAGGaaaatcagaagtttaaggtcatcttcaaCCACATtgtgtgttcaaggtcagcctgcccTAAATGAAagtctgcctcaaaagaaaaatggggggagggggccaGAGAGCTAgcacagcagtgaagagcactttctgctcaaTCGTCAAAACTG encodes:
- the LOC116913645 gene encoding metalloproteinase inhibitor 1-like — its product is MAPFASLASGILLLLSLIASSKACSCAPTHPQTAFCNLDLVIRAKFMGSPEIIETTLYQRYEIEMTKMLKGFDAVGNATGFRFAYTPAMESLCGYVHKPQNRSGEFLIAGRLRNGNLHITACSFLVPWRNLSPAQQKAFVKTYSAGCGVCTVFPCSAIPCKLGSDSHCLWTDHILMSSEKG